The following coding sequences are from one Bombus terrestris chromosome 14, iyBomTerr1.2, whole genome shotgun sequence window:
- the LOC100648545 gene encoding cytochrome P450 9e2, with translation MESSMESFSFSFKLLVIGLIVVSLAKLISLFHHQYSYWKKRHVPHVGAMPVFGSAWKLFTRCVSLPDYCTFVYNYYPNARYVGMMDFSTPVVVIRDPEMIREIAVKNFEHFPDHQSFINEKIDPIFGKNVFSLKGDRWREMRNTLSPSFTASKMRFMFELVSKCSEEFVDHLYNHPELSCSIEAKDAFTRYTNDVIATVAFGISVNSLKNRNNEFYKKGADATNFGGLFRLLKFLLFRMNPRLTRMAGLSFLSRDTASFFHRVVSETVKARDEQNIVRPDMIHLLMQARDKEKPATHQMTIDDITAQAFIFFLAGFDTSSTLMCYMVHELALNPDVQEKLQKEVDRYVEEGNGFISYEALSKMEYMEMVTSETLRKYPPIVFIDRLCAQKFQLPPAESGYNYLTVYPDNIVWFPVYALHRDPKYFPDPEKFDPERFNHVNKDNIVPYTYLPFGLGPRKCIGNRFALMETKILIAYLLHRFHLKITERTKTPIEFSKTNFSLTPDQGFWIGLERRNF, from the coding sequence ATGGAGTCATCAATGGAGTCGTTCTCTTTTTCGTTCAAGTTGTTAGTGATCGGCTTGATCGTCGTTAGTCTGGCCAAGTTGATCAGTTTGTTTCATCACCAGTACAGTTACTGGAAAAAGAGACACGTTCCTCATGTGGGGGCGATGCCTGTATTTGGATCCGCGTGGAAACTGTTCACCCGTTGCGTGTCCCTTCCCGATTATTGCACGTTCGTCTACAATTATTATCCGAACGCAAGGTACGTCGGTATGATGGATTTCTCTACGCCAGTTGTGGTAATTCGGGATCCAGAGATGATCAGGGAGATAGCTGTGAAGAATTTTGAGCATTTTCCCGATCATCAGAGTTTCATCAACGAAAAGATAGATCCGATCTTCGGGAAAAACGTGTTCTCCTTGAAAGGTGATCGATGGAGAGAGATGAGGAACACACTGAGTCCATCCTTCACAGCTAGCAAGATGCGATTCATGTTCGAGCTGGTATCTAAATGTTCTGAGGAATTCGTCGACCATTTATATAATCATCCAGAATTGTCGTGTTCGATAGAGGCGAAAGATGCGTTCACTAGGTATACCAACGACGTAATTGCCACTGTGGCTTTCGGAATAAGTGTGAATTCGTTGAAAAACCGGAACAACGAGTTCTATAAAAAAGGAGCGGATGCGACGAATTTTGGTGGTCTTTTTCGGTTACTCAAGTTTCTGTTATTTCGTATGAATCCACGTTTAACCAGAATGGCAGGATTATCGTTTCTTTCACGCGATACCGCCAGCTTCTTCCATAGGGTCGTTTCTGAAACTGTGAAGGCACGGGACGAGCAAAATATCGTTCGACCGGACATGATTCACCTTTTGATGCAGGCTAGGGATAAGGAGAAGCCTGCCACACATCAGATGACTATCGATGATATCACAGCTCAGGcgttcatcttctttttggcTGGTTTTGACACGTCCTCCACCTTGATGTGTTACATGGTTCACGAGCTGGCGCTTAATCCGGACGTACAAGAGAAATTACAGAAAGAGGTGGATCGATATGTGGAAGAAGGAAACGGATTTATTTCGTACGAGGCTCTCTCGAAAATGGAGTACATGGAAATGGTGACATCAGAGACACTTCGGAAATATCCTCCGATAGTTTTCATCGATAGGTTGTGCGCGCAAAAGTTTCAACTGCCTCCAGCGGAATCTGGCTACAACTATTTAACCGTATATCCAGATAACATCGTTTGGTTTCCTGTTTACGCATTGCATCGCGATCCCAAGTATTTTCCTGACCCAGAGAAGTTCGATCCAGAACGTTTTAACCACGTGAATAAGGATAACATCGTTCCTTATACGTACTTACCGTTTGGCCTCGGGCCGCGAAAATGCATAGGCAATCGTTTTGCCTTAATGGAGACCAAGATTCTGATAGCTTATCTGTTGCACAGATTCCACTTGAAAATCACCGAAAGAACGAAAACACCTATTGAATTTAGCAAGACGAACTTTTCGTTGACTCCTGATCAAGGGTTTTGGATTGGTCTCGAAAGAAGGAACTTTTAG
- the LOC125386268 gene encoding cytochrome P450 9e2-like, with product MEVLFLSTFELLFISLIIITSVKLIPIIYRQLTYWKKNKVPYVLAGPIFGTVWRVIFRRITFPDYCMFVYNYYPDVKYIGVMDFATPTVVIRDPELINEIGVKSFKHFPNHRSFVSEEMDPIFGKNVFSLKDDQWREMRNSLSPFFTGNKMRFMFELVSKCSNDFVSYLYEHSEFHSMVELKDIFTRYGNDVIATVAFGINVNSLKNPDNEFYKRGIDISSFSGTLRLIKFMLFRLNPRLTRMAGLRFLSRATANFFWNVISETVTARKTWGIVRPDMIHLLMQVKDLKQPSYRLTIDDIVAQAFIFFLAGFDTVSTLLCYMVYELALHQDIQQKLREEVDCYLEKENGEISYEAMSKMEYMEMVISETLRMHPPSLIVDRVCAKKFELPAAAPGYQSVTVYPNDNIWIPVYAIHRDSKYFPDPEKFDPERFSNENKSTINPYTYIPFGVGPRKCIGNRFALMETKLLIIRLLEKFIIKPNEKTKIPIVYKKVDFTPASKHGFWLTLEKRNS from the coding sequence ATGGaagtattatttttatctaCTTTTGAGTTACTGTTCATCTCTTTAATCATCATTACTTCGGTGAAGTTGATTCCGATAATATACCGACAGCTCACTTATTGGAAGAAGAATAAAGTTCCATATGTACTGGCAGGACCGATATTCGGAACTGTTTGGAGAGTCATTTTTCGTCGTATTACTTTCCCGGATTATTGTATGTTCGTCTATAATTATTACCCCGACGTAAAGTACATTGGGGTGATGGATTTTGCTACGCCAACGGTGGTCATACGAGATCCAGAGCTGATCAACGAAATAGGCGTAAAGAGTTTCAAGCATTTCCCAAATCATCGAAGTTTCGTATCCGAGGAGATGGATCCGATTTTCGGGAAAAATGTATTCTCCTTGAAAGATGATCAATGGAGAGAGATGAGGAACTCATTGAGTCCATTTTTCACAGGCAATAAGATGAGATTCATGTTCGAGCTGGTATCCAAGTGTTCGAACGATTTCGTTAGTTATCTGTACGAACATTCAGAATTTCACTCGATGGTGGAGCTGAAAGACATCTTTACTAGATACGGAAACGACGTAATCGCCACAGTTGCATTTGGAATAAATGTGAACTCGCTCAAAAATCCAGACAACGAGTTCTACAAAAGAGGAATCGATATTTCTTCGTTCAGTGGTACGCttcgtttaataaaattcatgttaTTCCGGTTGAACCCGCGTCTAACAAGAATGGCAGGACTGAGGTTCCTGTCTCGAGCAACGGCCAACTTTTTCTggaatgtgatttccgaaacgGTAACTGCAAGGAAAACGTGGGGCATCGTTAGACCAGACATGATCCATCTTTTGATGCAGGTCAAAGATTTGAAGCAACCTTCATATCGGCTGACCATCGACGATATCGTAGCTCAGgcgttcattttctttttagcCGGTTTCGACACTGTTTCTACTTTGTTGTGTTACATGGTTTACGAATTAGCTTTGCATCAAGATATTCAACAGAAGCTACGTGAAGAAGTAGATTGTTatttggaaaaagaaaacggggaaatttcttacgaggcTATGTCGAAGATGGAATATATGGAAATGGTAATATCCGAGACGCTTAGAATGCATCCTCCATCGTTGATAGTCGATAGAGTTTGCGCAAAGAAATTCGAATTGCCCGCAGCGGCGCCAGGTTACCAAAGTGTGACAGTATATCCTAATGACAATATTTGGATCCCTGTTTATGCGATTCACCGCGATTCTAAATATTTTCCCGATCCAGAGAAGTTCGATCCTGAACGGTTTAGCAACGAAAATAAAAGTACTATTAATCCTTATACGTATATACCTTTTGGAGTAGGTCCTAGGAAATGCATTGGCAATCGTTTCGCTTTAATGGAGACTAAGCTTTTGATAATCCGTCTGCTGGAAAAGTTTATTATAAAACCTAACGAAAAGACAAAAATTCCTATTGTGTACAAGAAGGTTGATTTTACACCAGCATCAAAACACGGATTTTGGCTTACTTTGGAGAAGAGGAACAGTTAG